The following are encoded together in the Pseudodesulfovibrio indicus genome:
- a CDS encoding LysR family transcriptional regulator, with amino-acid sequence MELYQLRTFVAVAEEGNFTRAGKRVHATQPAVSAHIKALEEELGVRLFDRASRGVELTPAGAELVQDAIEVLASANTLKARAVTLGGEVAGQVALGLCTDPAFLKATSLIDLLSERFPKLNLKLIQSPSGVILSEIRARNLDAGFVFAGNPYRDLEAIKLAEPTYSIMGAAAWGEALAKADAAALSAYTWVMPASHSPFRELQLELFNRFGIVPARTIGADSEEVIRPLVVEGKALALVREDEVAAMLASGQAAECVLVGRHPVEVNFVYRKGDGDLPSMGALIELVRRTWEG; translated from the coding sequence ATGGAACTCTATCAGCTCAGGACGTTCGTGGCCGTGGCCGAGGAAGGGAACTTCACCCGTGCGGGCAAGCGCGTGCACGCCACCCAGCCCGCGGTCTCGGCGCACATCAAGGCGCTGGAGGAGGAGCTGGGGGTCCGGCTGTTCGACCGCGCGTCTCGCGGCGTGGAGCTGACCCCGGCGGGGGCCGAGCTGGTCCAGGACGCCATCGAGGTCCTGGCCTCGGCCAACACCCTCAAGGCGCGGGCCGTGACGCTCGGCGGCGAGGTGGCGGGCCAGGTGGCGCTGGGGCTGTGCACGGACCCCGCGTTCCTGAAGGCCACGAGCCTCATCGACCTGTTGAGCGAGCGGTTCCCCAAGCTGAATCTGAAGCTCATCCAGTCCCCCTCCGGGGTGATCCTGAGCGAGATCCGGGCCAGGAACCTGGACGCGGGCTTCGTGTTCGCGGGCAACCCGTACCGCGACCTGGAGGCCATCAAGCTGGCCGAGCCGACCTATTCGATCATGGGCGCGGCGGCCTGGGGCGAGGCGCTGGCCAAGGCCGACGCGGCGGCGCTCTCGGCCTACACCTGGGTCATGCCCGCGAGCCACAGCCCGTTCCGGGAGTTGCAGCTGGAGCTGTTCAACCGGTTCGGCATCGTCCCGGCGCGGACCATCGGCGCGGACTCCGAGGAGGTCATCCGGCCGCTGGTGGTGGAGGGCAAGGCGTTGGCCCTGGTCCGCGAGGACGAGGTGGCGGCCATGCTCGCGTCAGGCCAGGCCGCGGAGTGCGTCCTGGTGGGGCGGCATCCGGTGGAAGTGAATTTCGTGTACCGCAAGGGTGACGGCGACCTGCCGTCCATGGGCGCGCTCATCGAGCTGGTGCGGCGCACCTGGGAGGGATGA
- a CDS encoding LysR family transcriptional regulator — MELYQLRTFVAVAEEGNLTKAAERIFASQPAVSGHVKALEEELGLPLFVRTPRGMQLTEAGAGLKLKADSVLLAASDMANLAASYREELTGSLTIALNTDTAFLRVAELSAAMAASHPKLRLKFQQGNSGSILRDVRDRRIDAGFSFFDNPYPEVLGIPLKEIPVRVVAPAAWSARVQGMALDQLAALPWVRPDRECPFMKVLDGVFEGSGIEITDYIEADSEDVIRELVAAGKGVSLLKETDADAMVRDGVAVICETGPLLSLNITFAHPKSRENDPSIRALADVVRSLWPEEGC, encoded by the coding sequence ATGGAACTGTATCAGCTCAGGACGTTCGTGGCCGTGGCCGAGGAGGGCAACCTGACCAAGGCCGCCGAGCGCATTTTCGCCAGCCAGCCCGCGGTGAGCGGGCACGTCAAGGCTTTGGAGGAGGAGCTGGGGCTGCCCCTGTTCGTGCGCACCCCGCGCGGCATGCAGCTGACCGAGGCGGGCGCCGGGCTGAAGCTCAAGGCGGACTCGGTGCTGCTGGCGGCCTCGGACATGGCCAACCTGGCGGCCTCCTACCGCGAGGAGCTGACCGGATCGCTGACCATCGCCCTGAATACGGACACCGCGTTCCTGCGCGTGGCCGAGCTGTCGGCGGCCATGGCCGCGAGCCATCCCAAGCTCCGGCTCAAGTTCCAGCAGGGCAACTCCGGGTCCATCCTGCGCGACGTGCGCGACCGGCGCATCGACGCGGGGTTCTCGTTCTTCGACAATCCCTATCCCGAGGTCCTGGGCATTCCGCTGAAGGAGATTCCGGTGCGGGTGGTGGCCCCGGCGGCGTGGTCCGCGCGGGTGCAGGGCATGGCGCTCGACCAGTTGGCGGCCCTGCCGTGGGTCCGGCCGGACCGGGAGTGCCCGTTCATGAAGGTCCTGGACGGCGTGTTCGAGGGGTCGGGCATCGAGATCACCGACTATATCGAGGCGGACTCCGAGGACGTGATCCGCGAGCTGGTGGCCGCGGGCAAGGGCGTGTCCCTGCTCAAGGAGACCGATGCGGACGCCATGGTCCGGGACGGGGTCGCCGTGATCTGCGAGACCGGGCCGCTGCTCTCCCTGAACATCACCTTCGCCCATCCCAAGAGCCGGGAGAACGACCCGTCCATCCGCGCCCTGGCGGACGTGGTCCGCTCCCTGTGGCCGGAAGAGGGTTGCTGA